A portion of the Macaca mulatta isolate MMU2019108-1 chromosome 4, T2T-MMU8v2.0, whole genome shotgun sequence genome contains these proteins:
- the MAS1L gene encoding mas-related G-protein coupled receptor MRG gives MFSGKPDWDNGTETPGHMNMSHTGGEWLVGKQVVFILTVLVALCGLVGNGVVCWLLCSQVRSNPYMAYILNLAAADMVNLSCVTVILLEKILVLYYQVTLQVAVFLEPVSYFSDTVGLCLLVAMSIESLLCVLCPTWCCHRPKRTSAMMSALSWALGLSLHVVSQVCEYWEKGLACDQFHAGFIIFHMLICLVMGISSLTLTIRSLCCLKKCSPIRIYHIARFVAISFLIWGLPLVVPVYLPGEEYLTFAFDLLLLLSMVVSMAQSAIYFLAGYLQRKRHRESLKVVLLRALLNEMEGGGDKGSQAREQQVTRMELLPLQETVPQN, from the coding sequence ATGTTCTCTGGGAAGCCGGATTGGGACAACGGGACAGAGACCCCAGGACACATGAACATGAGTCATACGGGAGGCGAGTGGTTGGTGGGCAAACAGGTGGTTTTCATCCTGACAGTGCTGGTGGCTTTATGTGGGCTGGTGGGCAATGGTGTGGTCTGCTGGCTCCTCTGCTCCCAGGTCAGGAGCAACCCCTACATGGCATACATCCTTAACCTGGCCGCTGCTGATATGGTCAACCTCTCCTGTGTAACTGTGATCCTGTTGGAGAAAATCCTCGTGCTGTATTACCAGGTGACATTGCAGGTGGCCGTGTTTCTGGAGCCTGTCTCCTATTTCTCCGACACAGTGGGTCTCTGTCTCCTGGTGGCCATGAGTATTGAGAGCCTTCTGTGTGTCCTCTGTCCCACCTGGTGTTGCCACCGCCCAAAACGCACCTCTGCCATGATGAGCGCCCTGAGCTGGGCCCTGGGCCTTTCTTTGCATGTGGTTAGCCAGGTCTGTGAGTACTGGGAGAAGGGCTTGGCATGTGACCAATTTCACGCAGGCTTTATAAtatttcacatgcttatttgtcTTGTGATGGGCATTTCCAGCCTGACTTTGACCATCAGGAGCCTGTGCTGCCTGAAGAAGTGTTCACCCATCCGGATCTACCACATTGCCCGCTTTGTGGCCATCAGCTTCCTCATCTGGGGCCTGCCTTTAGTTGTCCCTGTGTACCTGCCAGGAGAAGAATACCTGACCTTTGCCTTTGACCTCCTGTTGCTGCTGTCCATGGTAGTCAGTATGGCTCAATCAGCCATCTACTTCTTGGCTGGCTACCTTCAAAGGAAGAGGCATAGGGAGTCCTTAAAGGTTGTTCTCCTAAGGGCTTTGTTGAATGAGATGGAAGGTGGAGGAGACAAGGGGTCTCAGGCAAGGGAACAGCAGGTTACCAGGATGGAGCTCCTCCCACTCCAGGAAACTGTTCCCCAGAACTGA